ATCTTCAGCCAGACGCGTCCAGTGCTGACCGTCGTGGGACAGATACCATTCAAAGTATTGCATGAGTGTTTGATTTTGCATGATTTTTCCTCTTACTTGTCAATCTTGTTCTTTATTCTATCATAAAGTATCGGTTAGCTCAAACGTTTGCGTAAAACTGAATAATAAGTTTTTGACTATTTTATATAAAATGTTGATTTTTAAAATGAAAGCACTATAATTATAGTAAATTACATAGATAAAGAGAGGAGATTTCTCATGATTGAATTTCAAAATGTTAGTAAGTTGTATGGTGATAAAGAGGCCTTGAGCAATCTCAATCTGCAGATTGAAAATGGAGAGATTATGGGCTTGATTGGCCATAATGGGGCTGGAAAATCGACCACCATAAAGTCTCTAGTCAGTATCATTTCACCAAGTAGTGGTCGTATTTTGGTAGACGGTCAGGAGTTATCGGAAAATCGCTTGGCTATCAAACGAAAGATTGGCTACGTAGCAGACTCGCCTGACTTATTTTTACGCTTAACAGCCAATGAATTTTGGGAATTGATTGCTTCATCCTATGATCTGACTAGCTCTGATTTGGAGACTAGTCTAGCTAGGCTATTGAACGTTTTTGATTTTGCTGAAAATCGTTATCAGGTTATTGAAACCCTTTCTCACGGAATGCGTCAGAAAGTCTTTGTAATTGGGGCACTCTTGTCTGATCCTGATATTTGGGTCTTGGACGAACCCTTGACTGGTTTGGATCCTCAGGCTGCCTTTGATTTGAAGAAAATGATGAAGGAACATGCACAAAAAGGGAAGACGGTCTTGTTTTCAACTCATGTCCTAGAGGTAGCTGAGCAAGTCTGTGATCGGATTGCCATTTTGAAAAAGGGGCATTTGATCTATT
The Streptococcus toyakuensis genome window above contains:
- a CDS encoding ABC transporter ATP-binding protein; the protein is MIEFQNVSKLYGDKEALSNLNLQIENGEIMGLIGHNGAGKSTTIKSLVSIISPSSGRILVDGQELSENRLAIKRKIGYVADSPDLFLRLTANEFWELIASSYDLTSSDLETSLARLLNVFDFAENRYQVIETLSHGMRQKVFVIGALLSDPDIWVLDEPLTGLDPQAAFDLKKMMKEHAQKGKTVLFSTHVLEVAEQVCDRIAILKKGHLIYCGSVEDLRKDHPDQSLESIYLSLAGRKEEVSDASQGH